One genomic segment of Acidihalobacter prosperus includes these proteins:
- the pssA gene encoding CDP-diacylglycerol--serine O-phosphatidyltransferase produces MGNENRGLVAGVRHPRGVYLLPNLLTTGAMFGGFYAIVAAMNGRFTAAAIAVFIAMVLDGLDGRVARMTNTQSAFGAEYDSLSDMVSFGLAPALVMYQWALVHLHDLGWFWAKAGWLAAFIYTASAALRLARFNTQVGTQDKRFFQGLPSPSAAAVMMGTVWMWEQFSVDGRTLMIPALVITLVSGGLMVSGFSYYSFKDIDLRKRVPFVSVIAVLSLFVLIALWPSIVLYSLFVLYTLSGPLHFAWRRWRKLRQRRAQPE; encoded by the coding sequence ATGGGCAATGAGAATCGTGGGCTGGTCGCGGGTGTGAGACATCCACGGGGGGTCTATCTGCTGCCCAACCTGCTGACCACCGGCGCGATGTTCGGCGGTTTCTACGCCATTGTCGCGGCCATGAACGGTCGCTTCACGGCGGCGGCCATCGCGGTATTCATCGCCATGGTGCTCGATGGGCTGGATGGCCGCGTGGCGCGCATGACCAACACGCAGAGCGCCTTCGGCGCGGAATACGACAGCCTTTCCGACATGGTGTCCTTCGGGCTTGCGCCGGCCCTGGTGATGTATCAGTGGGCGCTGGTGCATCTGCACGACCTGGGCTGGTTCTGGGCCAAGGCCGGCTGGCTGGCCGCCTTCATCTATACGGCGTCCGCGGCGCTACGTCTGGCGCGTTTCAACACTCAGGTCGGTACCCAGGACAAACGCTTCTTCCAGGGATTGCCGAGCCCGTCGGCGGCGGCCGTGATGATGGGCACGGTGTGGATGTGGGAGCAGTTTTCGGTCGACGGCCGGACGCTGATGATCCCCGCGCTGGTGATCACGCTCGTCAGCGGCGGCCTGATGGTTTCGGGATTTTCCTATTACAGCTTCAAGGACATCGATCTGCGCAAGCGGGTGCCGTTCGTCAGCGTGATCGCGGTACTCAGCTTGTTCGTGCTGATCGCGCTGTGGCCCTCGATCGTGCTGTATTCGCTGTTCGTGCTGTACACGCTTTCCGGCCCGCTGCATTTCGCCTGGCGCCGCTGGCGCAAGCTGCGGCAGCGGCGCGCGCAGCCCGAATAG
- a CDS encoding aspartate/glutamate racemase family protein, with the protein MKTIGLIGGMSWESTVPYYRHINTRVKQRLGGLHSARLLLYSVDFQDIETLQQAGRWEDAADLLSEVARMLERAGADCVVLCTNTMHKVAPEIEAAVAVPLLHIADATATAIRKQGIRRVGLLGTRFTMEEDFYRARIEAHGIETLVPETADREMIHAVIYEELCLGVVENTSHQRYREAIDRLVERGAEGIILGCTEIAMLVSPSDATVPLFDTATLHAEAAADFALEDA; encoded by the coding sequence ATGAAAACCATCGGCCTCATCGGCGGCATGAGCTGGGAGTCCACCGTGCCCTATTACCGGCACATCAACACCCGGGTGAAACAGCGCCTCGGCGGTCTGCATTCGGCCCGGCTGCTGCTCTACAGCGTCGACTTCCAGGACATCGAGACCCTGCAGCAGGCCGGTCGCTGGGAAGACGCGGCCGATCTACTGAGCGAAGTCGCCCGCATGCTGGAACGGGCCGGCGCCGACTGCGTGGTGCTGTGCACGAACACCATGCACAAGGTCGCCCCCGAGATCGAAGCCGCCGTCGCCGTCCCGCTGCTGCATATCGCCGACGCGACCGCCACCGCGATCCGCAAACAGGGCATCCGGCGCGTCGGGCTGCTCGGCACGCGATTCACCATGGAGGAGGACTTCTACCGTGCCCGGATCGAGGCGCACGGCATCGAAACCCTGGTGCCGGAAACGGCGGACCGCGAAATGATCCACGCGGTGATCTACGAGGAACTCTGCCTCGGCGTGGTCGAGAACACATCTCACCAGCGCTATCGAGAAGCAATCGACCGGCTGGTCGAGCGCGGCGCCGAAGGCATCATCCTCGGCTGTACCGAGATCGCCATGCTGGTCTCGCCCAGCGACGCCACGGTACCGCTCTTCGACACCGCCACCTTGCATGCCGAGGCGGCGGCGGATTTCGCACTCGAAGACGCATAA
- a CDS encoding DUF4870 family protein has product MTDAPATPETQATASTAGTAKIIYILYLVGLLFGITGLVGVVMAYVNRGDAPEWLGEHYRFQIRTFWIGGLYLFVGGLLSLVVIGYFILLFWAIWLIVRCVKGLKALDQQQPPANVASWFF; this is encoded by the coding sequence ATGACCGACGCCCCGGCAACCCCCGAAACCCAAGCGACCGCCAGCACGGCCGGTACCGCGAAAATCATCTACATCCTCTATCTCGTCGGCCTGCTGTTCGGCATCACGGGTCTCGTAGGCGTGGTGATGGCCTACGTCAACCGCGGCGACGCACCTGAATGGCTGGGGGAACATTATCGTTTCCAGATCCGCACCTTCTGGATCGGCGGGCTGTACCTGTTCGTCGGTGGGCTGCTCAGCCTCGTCGTCATCGGCTATTTCATCCTGCTGTTCTGGGCTATCTGGCTGATCGTGCGCTGCGTCAAGGGACTCAAGGCACTCGATCAGCAACAACCGCCCGCCAACGTCGCCAGCTGGTTTTTCTGA
- a CDS encoding YaiI/YqxD family protein, with protein MPARIWVDADACPGVIKEVIFRAATRTGTQATLVANHAMRVPASPFIRFLQVASGFDVADNEIVRRAEAGDLVITSDIPLAAEAIDKGAEALSPRGELYAEGNIRDRLNMRDFMETLRASGVQTGGPSALSQSDRKAFADQLDRWLTRRAATSNAR; from the coding sequence ATGCCAGCACGGATTTGGGTCGATGCGGACGCCTGTCCGGGAGTCATCAAGGAAGTCATCTTTCGCGCCGCCACGCGAACCGGCACGCAAGCGACCCTGGTCGCCAATCACGCCATGCGCGTGCCCGCCTCGCCCTTCATTCGCTTCCTGCAGGTCGCTTCCGGGTTCGACGTGGCGGACAACGAGATCGTGCGGCGTGCGGAAGCTGGCGATCTGGTGATCACCAGCGACATCCCGCTGGCGGCCGAAGCGATCGACAAGGGGGCCGAGGCTCTGAGCCCCCGCGGCGAGCTGTACGCCGAGGGCAACATCCGCGACCGGCTCAACATGCGCGATTTCATGGAAACGCTGCGCGCGAGCGGTGTGCAGACCGGCGGACCCTCCGCCCTCAGCCAAAGCGACCGAAAAGCCTTCGCCGACCAGCTCGACCGCTGGCTGACACGACGCGCCGCGACATCCAACGCTCGATAA
- the ilvC gene encoding ketol-acid reductoisomerase: protein MNIFYDKDADLSLIQGMRVAIIGYGSQGHAHANNLKESGVEVVVGLRAGSSSAAKAEAAGLTVQPIADAVKAADLIMILTPDEHQAALYRDEIAPNLKSGATLAFAHGFNIHFEQIVPRADLDVVMIAPKGPGHLVRSTYTQGGGVPCLIAISHDASGRARDVALSYASAIGGGRAGVIETSFREETETDLFGEQAVLCGGASALVQAGFETLVEAGYAPEMAYFECLHELKLIVDLMYEGGIANMRYSISNTAEYGDLTRGPRIVTDETKAEMRRILQEIQRGEFAREFILENQAGAATLKAKRRLGMEHPIEAVGERLRSMMPWIAANKIVDKTRN from the coding sequence ATGAACATTTTCTACGATAAGGACGCAGACCTTTCCCTGATCCAGGGCATGCGCGTGGCGATCATCGGCTATGGCTCCCAGGGTCATGCCCACGCCAACAACCTCAAGGAATCGGGCGTCGAGGTCGTGGTCGGTCTGCGTGCCGGTTCGTCCTCCGCCGCCAAGGCCGAGGCCGCCGGCCTCACCGTGCAGCCGATCGCCGATGCGGTCAAGGCCGCCGATCTGATCATGATCCTGACGCCCGACGAGCACCAGGCCGCGCTGTATCGCGACGAGATCGCGCCGAACCTCAAGTCCGGTGCGACGCTGGCCTTCGCCCACGGCTTCAACATCCATTTCGAGCAGATCGTGCCGCGCGCCGACCTCGACGTGGTGATGATCGCGCCCAAGGGTCCGGGTCACCTGGTCCGTTCCACCTACACCCAGGGCGGCGGCGTCCCCTGCCTGATCGCCATCAGCCACGATGCCAGCGGCCGGGCGCGCGACGTCGCGCTGTCGTATGCCTCGGCCATCGGCGGCGGCCGCGCCGGCGTGATCGAGACCAGCTTCCGCGAAGAAACCGAGACCGATTTGTTCGGCGAGCAGGCCGTGCTGTGCGGCGGCGCCAGCGCGCTGGTGCAGGCCGGCTTCGAGACCCTGGTCGAAGCGGGCTACGCACCCGAGATGGCCTACTTCGAATGCCTGCATGAACTCAAGCTGATCGTCGACCTGATGTACGAAGGTGGCATCGCCAACATGCGCTATTCGATCTCGAACACGGCGGAATATGGCGATCTGACCCGCGGCCCGCGTATCGTCACTGATGAGACCAAGGCCGAGATGCGCCGCATCCTGCAGGAAATCCAGCGCGGCGAGTTCGCGCGCGAGTTCATTCTCGAGAACCAGGCCGGCGCGGCCACGCTAAAGGCCAAGCGCCGCTTGGGCATGGAGCACCCCATCGAGGCGGTGGGCGAGCGTCTGCGCAGCATGATGCCCTGGATCGCGGCGAACAAGATCGTCGACAAGACCCGCAACTAA
- a CDS encoding SDR family oxidoreductase, with product MSQVLIVTGGSRGIGAAVARLGARAGYAVCVNYRRDRAAAEAVVADIEATGGRAIALAADIAVEDEVVSLFRQVDEALGRVTALVNNAGILERHARVEDMDAARLARVFAANVTGSFLCAREAVRRMSTRRGGPGGAIVNVSSRAARLGSPGEYVDYAASKAAVDTLTIGLAREVADAGIRVNAVSPGVIYTDIHASGGEPGRVDRVKDAVPMKRGGQPEEVARAILWLLSDEASYVTGANLDVSGGR from the coding sequence ATGTCCCAGGTTCTGATCGTGACCGGCGGCAGCCGCGGCATCGGTGCCGCTGTGGCCCGCCTCGGTGCCCGGGCGGGCTACGCCGTATGCGTGAACTACCGGCGCGACCGTGCCGCAGCCGAAGCCGTGGTCGCCGACATCGAGGCCACGGGCGGTCGTGCGATCGCGCTCGCGGCCGACATCGCCGTCGAGGACGAGGTAGTGAGTTTGTTCCGGCAGGTCGACGAAGCGTTGGGGCGGGTAACGGCGCTGGTCAACAACGCCGGCATCCTCGAACGCCATGCGCGCGTCGAGGACATGGACGCGGCACGGCTGGCACGCGTGTTCGCGGCCAACGTGACCGGCAGTTTTCTGTGTGCCCGCGAGGCGGTGCGGCGCATGTCCACCCGCCGTGGCGGCCCGGGCGGGGCCATCGTCAATGTCTCCTCGCGCGCCGCACGCCTGGGCAGTCCCGGCGAGTACGTGGACTACGCCGCCTCCAAGGCAGCGGTCGATACGCTGACCATCGGCCTCGCCCGGGAGGTCGCCGACGCCGGCATCCGGGTCAATGCCGTGAGTCCCGGCGTGATCTATACCGACATCCACGCCAGCGGCGGCGAGCCGGGGCGCGTCGACCGGGTCAAGGACGCAGTGCCGATGAAGCGCGGCGGACAGCCCGAGGAAGTCGCGCGCGCGATCCTGTGGCTGCTTTCCGACGAGGCGAGTTACGTGACCGGCGCCAACCTCGACGTCTCAGGCGGCCGCTAG
- the ilvB gene encoding biosynthetic-type acetolactate synthase large subunit, translating into MELTGAEIFVRCLKAEGVDLIFGYPGGAVLHIYDALYKQKDISHILTRHEQGAVHAAEGYAKSTGRVGVALVTSGPGATNAVTGIADAYMDSVPLVVFTGQVPTHAIGSDAFQETDSVGITRPIVKHNFLIKRVEDIAETIKKAFYLAASGRPGPVVVDIPKDITAAKAGFKYPKSIRMRSYNPTVKGHPGQIKRAAELILQAEKPIIYAGGGVILGQASDALTEFTRMLDYPITNTLMGLGGYPASDRQCLGMLGMHGTYEANMAMHQADVVIAIGARFDDRVTGNVDKFCPHAKIVHIDVDPASISKTVRVDIPIVGQVGDVLADLIEVIKSGGKKPKAAPLKAWWKQIEEWRAMDCLKYDRGSELIKPQFVLEKLYELTRGDAYVTSDVGQHQMWAAQFYKFDKPNRWINSGGLGTMGVGLPFAIGAQLAYPDETVVCVTGEASIQMCIQELSTCLQYHLPIKVITLNNRYMGMVRQWQEFFYQGRYAMSYMDALPDFVKLAESYGHVGMRIERPGDVEGALQEALAIKDRLVFMDFVTDDSENVYPMIPAGAGQNEMILV; encoded by the coding sequence GTGGAACTGACCGGTGCCGAAATATTTGTGCGTTGCCTGAAGGCGGAAGGCGTTGATCTGATTTTTGGCTATCCCGGCGGTGCGGTACTCCACATCTACGACGCGCTGTACAAACAGAAGGATATCAGCCACATCCTCACCCGCCACGAGCAGGGAGCGGTGCATGCGGCCGAGGGCTATGCCAAGTCGACGGGCCGTGTGGGCGTGGCGCTGGTGACCTCCGGGCCGGGCGCGACCAATGCGGTCACCGGCATCGCCGATGCCTACATGGACTCAGTGCCCCTGGTCGTATTCACCGGCCAGGTACCCACCCATGCGATCGGTAGCGACGCGTTTCAGGAAACGGATTCGGTGGGCATCACGCGACCCATCGTCAAGCACAATTTCCTGATCAAGCGCGTCGAGGACATCGCCGAGACGATCAAGAAGGCGTTCTATCTCGCCGCGAGCGGTCGCCCCGGTCCGGTGGTGGTGGACATTCCCAAGGACATCACCGCCGCCAAGGCGGGCTTCAAGTACCCGAAGTCGATCCGCATGCGCTCCTACAATCCCACGGTCAAGGGGCATCCGGGGCAGATCAAGCGTGCCGCCGAGCTGATCCTGCAGGCCGAAAAGCCGATCATCTATGCCGGCGGCGGCGTCATTCTCGGCCAGGCGTCCGATGCGCTGACCGAATTCACGCGCATGCTCGATTACCCCATCACCAACACCCTGATGGGGCTCGGCGGCTATCCCGCGTCCGATCGTCAGTGCCTTGGCATGCTCGGCATGCACGGGACCTACGAGGCGAACATGGCGATGCATCAGGCCGACGTGGTGATCGCCATCGGCGCGCGCTTCGACGACCGCGTGACCGGCAACGTGGACAAGTTCTGTCCGCACGCGAAGATCGTGCACATCGACGTCGACCCCGCCTCCATTTCCAAGACGGTGCGCGTGGACATCCCGATCGTCGGCCAGGTCGGCGACGTGCTCGCGGATCTGATCGAGGTGATCAAGTCGGGCGGCAAGAAGCCCAAGGCCGCGCCGCTCAAGGCTTGGTGGAAGCAGATCGAGGAATGGCGGGCGATGGACTGTCTCAAGTACGACCGCGGCAGCGAGCTGATCAAGCCCCAGTTCGTGCTCGAAAAGCTCTACGAGCTGACCCGCGGCGACGCCTACGTGACCTCCGACGTCGGTCAGCATCAGATGTGGGCCGCGCAGTTCTACAAGTTCGACAAACCCAATCGCTGGATCAACTCCGGAGGTCTTGGCACGATGGGCGTCGGCCTGCCGTTCGCCATCGGCGCGCAGCTTGCGTATCCCGACGAGACGGTGGTCTGCGTGACCGGCGAGGCCAGCATCCAGATGTGCATCCAGGAGCTTTCGACCTGTTTGCAGTACCACTTGCCGATCAAGGTCATCACCCTCAACAACCGCTACATGGGCATGGTGCGGCAGTGGCAGGAGTTCTTCTATCAGGGCCGTTACGCGATGTCCTACATGGACGCGCTGCCGGATTTCGTCAAGCTGGCCGAATCCTACGGCCACGTCGGCATGCGCATCGAGCGGCCCGGCGACGTGGAGGGCGCCTTGCAGGAAGCCCTGGCCATCAAGGACCGGCTGGTGTTCATGGACTTCGTGACCGACGATAGCGAGAACGTTTATCCGATGATCCCGGCCGGCGCCGGTCAAAACGAAATGATTCTGGTCTGA
- the ilvN gene encoding acetolactate synthase small subunit, whose protein sequence is MRHIISILMENEAGALSRVAGLFSARGYNIESLTVAPTNDPTLSRMTLVTTGNEQIVEQIVKQLNKLIDVVKLMELNEYRYIEREMMLIKVHAADAGREEIKRLSDIFRGRIIDVTPEVYTIELTGTGEKLDAFMEAVGERHILEVVRSGAMGIARGDRVLRA, encoded by the coding sequence ATGCGCCACATCATATCCATTCTCATGGAGAACGAAGCCGGAGCGCTGTCGCGCGTGGCCGGGCTGTTTTCCGCGCGCGGCTACAACATCGAATCCCTGACCGTGGCGCCGACCAACGATCCGACGCTGTCGCGCATGACCCTGGTGACCACTGGCAATGAGCAGATCGTCGAGCAGATCGTCAAGCAGCTCAACAAGCTCATCGACGTGGTCAAGCTGATGGAGCTGAACGAATATCGCTACATCGAGCGCGAGATGATGCTGATCAAGGTGCACGCGGCCGATGCCGGACGCGAGGAAATCAAGCGGCTATCCGATATCTTCCGCGGCCGCATCATCGACGTCACGCCCGAGGTCTATACCATCGAACTGACCGGCACCGGCGAAAAGCTCGACGCCTTCATGGAGGCGGTGGGTGAACGCCATATCCTGGAGGTGGTGCGTTCCGGCGCCATGGGCATCGCCCGCGGCGATCGCGTGCTCCGGGCCTGA
- a CDS encoding phosphatidylserine decarboxylase has product MMPIVREGRVPVFGLLALALALTATENVLIAAPLWIGTFVLAFVFRELPRRAPASPLAVLSPVDGRVLSVESCRDPYRERSSQCVRVVQDAAGPYGLYAPIEGKLLKVWHGSPAAKEHQAALWVQTDELDDIVVAVHRSRLPGYLRCRAHAGERVGHGSRCGFAGFGRIVELYLPEASRVEVEAGARLRAGQVIGKLLRP; this is encoded by the coding sequence ATGATGCCGATCGTGCGTGAGGGACGCGTGCCGGTTTTCGGCCTGTTGGCATTGGCCCTGGCGCTGACGGCGACCGAGAATGTGCTGATCGCGGCACCACTCTGGATCGGCACCTTCGTGCTCGCGTTCGTTTTCCGCGAATTGCCCCGCCGTGCGCCCGCCTCGCCGCTGGCCGTGCTCAGTCCCGTGGACGGGCGCGTACTGTCCGTCGAATCCTGCCGCGACCCCTATCGGGAGCGTTCGTCGCAGTGCGTCCGCGTAGTCCAGGATGCGGCCGGCCCCTACGGGCTGTATGCCCCCATCGAGGGCAAGCTGCTCAAGGTCTGGCATGGTTCGCCAGCGGCGAAAGAGCATCAGGCCGCGCTTTGGGTGCAGACCGACGAACTGGATGATATCGTCGTGGCCGTACACCGTTCTCGCCTGCCGGGTTATCTGCGCTGCCGCGCGCATGCGGGCGAACGGGTCGGCCATGGCAGCCGTTGCGGTTTTGCAGGCTTCGGCAGGATCGTCGAGCTGTACCTGCCAGAGGCCTCGCGCGTCGAAGTCGAAGCCGGCGCACGGCTGCGAGCGGGGCAGGTCATCGGCAAGCTGTTGCGCCCGTGA